The Candidatus Omnitrophota bacterium DNA segment AGTATTTCGTTATCTTAAAGATAAAAAGATGCGGGAAGCAATAAAAGAAGAACAGAAAAAACTCAAACAGCAGATAATATGGAAATGTTTGAATGAGGCTTATTGGCAGGACTTATTTATGGCCATCGATAAAGATACGCTAAAAAACAATATCGGTAAGCGGGATAAATCAGGCTTGCTTGATTTTAAGGAGCATTTGGAGTTTTATCTTAAAGCGGCAAAATTGGCTGATGATATTGCCTTTGTAAAAAGCCAAAACGGGCAAGCCATTGCCGCTGTATTAAAAAGCAAAAAGTCCCTTGAGTTTATAAAAGGGAGCCTTGAGAAAATAGAGAAGAAAATAGCCCAATTAGATGAATGGGAAAAAAAGTATGTGGAAGCTGTTCGTATTTACAAGGATACTTTATTTTCCATTAGCGGCTACTATAAAGGAACTAAGGATTCGCCGGAGGCAGAGCTTGAGGCGGTTGTCAACGCATTGTCCGGCGGGTATATTTCTCCTTCTTCCGGCGGGGACCCCATTTCCAATCCTCAGGTTATCCCTACAGGAAGAAATATGTTCGCTATTGATGCTGAAAAGACTCCCACAGAAGAATCGTGGGAAGTCGGGGTTAAGCTTGCCCGGGCACTTATTGCCGCCAAGTTAGAGCAGACTGGAAAATATCCTAAGAAGGCGGCCTTTAGTCTCTGGGGAGGTGAATTTATCCGGGGAGGGGGCACAATGATTGCCCAGATCTTGTATCTTTTGGGTGTAGAGCCGGTGAGGAATTCCAGGGGTGTGGTTCACGATGTGCGGCTTATCCCGATGAAAAAGTTAAACCGGCCCAGAATAGACGTAGTTGTTCAGACCTCAGGACAATTCAGGGATGTTGCCGCATCCCGGATATACCTGATCAATAAAGCGGTAAAGCTGGCCTCTGAAGCAGATGATGGAGGCCAATACCAAAACTATGTCCGGGAGGGAACAGTTAAGGCAGAAAAGATAATGAAAGAAAGGGGATTAATTCCCCTTGAGGCCCGTTTATTTTCAACAGCCCGGGTTTTTGGCGGGGTAAACGGTAATTATGGGACAGGTATAATGGGCTTAGTAGAGTCAGGCGATAGGTGGGAAGATGAAAAAGAGATTACTAAGCAATATTTAAATAATATGGGGGCTTTTTACACTAAAGATAACTGGGGGGCCTTTAAGCCGGGGGCTTTTGAAGCCGCTCTTCAAAACACTGATACCGTGGTCCACCCCAGATCTTCAAACGTGTATGGGCCGTTATCCTTAGACCATTTTTATGAGTTTATGGGCGGATTAAACGCAGCCGTGCGCCAGGTTACCGGCTCTGATCCGGATGCCTATTTCAGCGACCTGCGCAACAAAAATAATCCCGTTGTCCAGAATCTTAAAACAGCTATCTGGGTAGAAACCCGGACCACCATCTTTAATCCCAAATATATCAAGGCGCTTCAAAAAGGCGGCGCTTCTTCAGCGGAAAAATTTGCCGAAACCTTCCGCAATACCTATGGCTGGAACGTGATGAAGCCAAAGGCAATAGATACCGAAATTTGGGAAGGGCTGTATAAGATATATGTAAAAGACAAATATAAATTAGGGATAGAAAAATTTTTCAGAGATAAAAACCCCTATGCTTTACAAGAGATGACCGCGGTGATGCTGGAGACCATACGCAAAGGATACTGGAAACCGGATAGAAATATAATAAAAGACATTGCCAACCTGCACGCCGGGCTTGTCAAGGACCACAAAGCAGGATGCAGCGGGTTTGTCTGCGACAATGCGAAGTTAAGAAAAATGATAACCAATATTATAGACGCTCAATTTAAACAGGCCTATACTCAGCAGATTGATTTAGCCAGAACCGGCCGGGTCAAGGAAAGTAAAGAAGGCATAAAACTGGAAAAAGAAAAAATTACCCTGCAAAAGGTCAAAGAAATAGTCAAAGAAAACATGGCCGCGGTGATAATGATGCTGGTGATTGTTATATTGTTTTCTTTGGCGGTTGTTTTGGGAGCGGCTAAGCACAGACTTTAAAATTAGAGACTTCTAAAAAAAATAATTGAATTGACGAAACCGGTAAGTGGGCATATAATAAGCAAGGAAATTGTGCTCACTTTTGTTTTATATTTGAGTCATAACCCATTCACACCTGCGAGGTGTGAGTGGGTGCTTTGTATGGTATGGAAAAGAAAAATTTTAAATATATCTATGGGCCGGTGCCTTCCTGGAGGTTGGGGAGTTCTTTGGGGGTAGACCTGCTTTCCCGGCAAAAAAAGATATGTAATTTTGACTGCATCTATTGTCAGCTGGGGGCGACAGAGAGATATACAACGAAAAGGGAAGTATATGTCCCCGCAAAAGAGGTTATTAGAGAAATAAGGTCTTTGCCTTTCGTTCCGATAGATTACATTACTTTTTCCGGCCGGGGCGAACCCGGCCTGGCGGCTAATTTAACCGAGGTTATCAAAGAAATAAGGTTAATACGCTCTGAACCCCTGGCAATACTGACCAATTCTTGTTTAATGGGCAATCGGGATTTTAGGAAAGAATTACTGCCAATAGATTTTGTATGCCTGAAGATGGATGCTTGTTCGCAGGCTTCTTTGCGGGAAATAAACAGGCCGGCAAAAAATGTAGAGTTCAAAGATATTCTGCGCGGCATAAGACAATTCAGAAAGGAATATACCGGCAAGCTGGCATTGCAAATAATGTTTGTAGAGCAGAATAAATCTTTGGCTAAGGAGCTCAGCAGGTTTGCAAAGGAGGTCAAACCGGACGAAATTCAAATTAATACTCCTTTAAGGCTGTCTGCTGTCAGGCCGTTGACCAGAAAAGAACTTTTTGACATAAAAGGGTATTTTAAGGGATTGAATACGGTTTCTGTTTATGATAAAAAACACAAGCAGGTTTTATCTATCAGCACAAAGGATACTTTAAAAAGAAGGGGTAAGCAAGTATGAAGACCTACTTAGACTGTATTCCCTGTTTTTTTAAGCAGGCCCTTGAAACCGCAAGGCTTGCCGGGGCGGACGAAAAGACGCAAAAAAAGATATTGATGGAACTTAGCAGGGTAATATCCGATTTTTCTTTAGAGTCCTGTCCCCCGCTTATGGGCAGGATCATTTACGGGTTGATCGCGGAATCAACCGGCGTAAATGACCCGTTTAAAAAAATTAAACAAAAAAGCAACGCTCTTGCGCTTTCTCTTTATCCGGGCTTAAAGAAAAAGGTGGAGTCCTCAGATGACAGGCTCCTGACTGCCGCGGAGCTGGCCATTGCCGGCAATATTATTGACTATGGAGTAAAGAATTCTTTGGAGATCGAGAAAGAGGTGGAAAAATTTTTAAACGGAGATTTTGACATTCATAATGACCACAAAAAACCTATATTTGACTACCCGGATTTTAAAAGCGCTTTGGGCAGGGTTGAAGAGGTTCTTTATCTGGCTGATAATTCCGGAGAGGTTGTTTTTGACCGGGTGTTAATTGAAGAGCTTGGCAAAAAAGTCATTTATGCGGTAAAGGAAAAGCCGATAATTAACGATGCTTTAATAGAAGATGCCTGCGCCTGCGGAATTCAGCAGATAGCTAAGGTCATGTCGAGCGGTTCGGACGCGCCGGGGACGATTCTGGATTTATGTTCAAAGGAATTTCTTGACCTTTACAGCCGGGCAGAATTGATTATCAGCAAAGGCCAGGGAAATTTTGAAGCGCTGAATAGAGAGAAAAGGCCGATATTTTTTCTGTTCAAGGCGAAATGTCCGGTGCTGGCCCGGGATATCGGATGTAAAGTCGGGGATACCATCTTGAAAAGCACAAACAACACAGGCCTTTAAAAGGTAGGTTGATTTGCATACAAACACAAAAAGTATTATTCAGTTAATGGAGTATTATGGGAATTTTAGAGATTAGAAAATATCCTGATTCAGTATTGAGAAAAAAGTGCGAGTCCGTTAAAGAAATAACTTATCGGGAAAAAGCTCTTTTCCGGGACATGCTTTTTACTATGCATACTTTTAAAGGGATTGGCCTGGCCGCCCCTCAAATCGGCATAGCCCGGAGGCTTATGGTTGCTGAGATTGGCGAGGCTGTAATTAAGCTGGCTGACCCGGAGATTGTTAAAGTTAAGGGGTCTAATAAAATGGTTGAAGGTTGTTTAAGCCTGCCCGCCCTTAGTGTAGAAATAAAAAGGCCGTTTGAAATAGAGGCCAGAGGTTTAAATGAAGAAGGCAGAGCCGTAGAGGTTAAAGCTAAGGGCTTAATGGCCAGGGTCATTCAACACGAGATAGACCACTTAAACGGGAAGTTAATTATTGATTATGCAGGGTTGCTGCAACGAATGAAGCTGCTTATCAGAAGATGATTAAAGAAAAAACAAAGAAGATATTAAGCCGGCTGCCTGAAGGCGTAGAGTTGGTGGCTGCCGCTAAGGGAAGGAGCCCGGAGGAGGTTTTAGAGGCAATAGAGGGGGGTATAAAGATAGTCGGTGAAAACTATGTCCAGGAGGCGCTGGAAGCTTTTAAGGTGATTGGTAGAAAAGTAAAATGGCACTTTTTGGGCCATCTTCAGAAAAATAAGGTGAAAAAGGCGGTAGAGATATTTGATATGATCGAAACCGTGGATTCCTTTGAGACGGCAAAGGAAATCGATAAGAAATGCCGGCAGGCTTCCAAAATAATGCCGATACTAATCGAGGTAAACAGCGGCCGGGAAACAGAAAAGTATGGTGTGCTTCCGCAAAATACCCTGGCTTTGATAAAGCAAATCTCCGGCCTTTCTGTTTTAAAAATAAAAGGGCTTATGACTATGGGCCCGTATTTCGATAATCCTGAGGACTACCGGCAATGTTTTAAGGTTGTAAAAAAATTATTTCAGGAGATCAAAATCCTTGATTTAGCCGGGATTGAGATGAAGTATCTTTCTATGGGAATGACCGGTTCTTATCAGGTTGCTGTAGAAGAAGGGGCAAATATAATAAGGGTGGGAACAGGGATATTCGGGAAGCGAAGCAGGAAAGGAGAATTCTAAAGATGGCGCTTGATCTTGGGGGCAGGAAAGAGTTGTTGATTAAAATGGCCAGGCAGGCAGGTGCGATACTCGGGGATAATTTTGGCAGGCCCCTTACGGTTAAAAACAAGGAGGATTGGAGTTTGGTAACTGATATTGATATCCAGGCCGAAAAAAAGATTCTTGAGTTGATCAAGAAGAATTTTCCCGAAGATGACATTCTTTCCGAGGAAGATGAGGCTGTTGGTTCTGATCCATGGGCTGTTGCTTTGGCTGAAGGGTTCAGATGGGTGATCGACCCTCTGGATGGGACGCACAACTATATCAAAAAAATACCCATTTTTGGGACATCCATTGCTGTAGAGTTTAAGAATGAGGTTGTCTTAGGGGCTGTATATATGCCTTTGGCCGGAGAATTTTATTTTGCTGAAAAAGGCAAAGGCGCTTATTGTAATGACAGGAGAATGGAGGTTTCTAAAAGGCCTTTAAATCAGGTTACCATGCTTTATGACAGCACTATCCGTTATAATAAAAAGCTGATGATTGAATCTTTGGGCAAGATCGCTGATAAGGTTTTTAATATCAGGATGCTGGGGTCTACTGCCCGCAGTCTTTCTTATCTCGCTGAAGGCAAAGTGGATCTGGAAATAGAATTCAGCGATAAGCCCTGGGACTTTGCCGCCGGCCTGTTATTGGTAGAAGAGGCAGGGGGCAGGGCAACGGATTTAAGAGGCGGGAAATGGAACATTAAGTCGTCAGGATATATTGCTTCCAATGGTTTGATTCATGACGAGGTCCTGAACATAATAACCTGATCAATCCTTGATTTTTTACTGTCTTTCTTCAACTCCTCGGTGTCTTTTATGTTTTTTCTGCCGTTCTTGTCTTTTTCTTTGAGCCTGCGCCGACAGTTCCTCAAATTTTTCCTTTTGTTCAGGGCTGAGGAGACTTGAAATTTCAGAGCTGCTCTCTTTTTTTATCTGCCTGAGGCGGTTTTTGAATGCTTTGCTGGTTTCTTTTGCGTTTTGCCTGGCTTGTTCCAATATCGTCTTGATCTGTTGTTGCTGTTCTTCGGATAGGTCCAATTGTTTGCTGAGCCGGCCTAAAATCCCGGGTCCTTTCCGGGAAGCGTTTTTTGATTTTCTGCCTTTCCTCTGCGGGTGCCGGTCTGCCTGCCCTCTGCCGAACGGCCGGTATTCTCTCGCAAAATGCGACCTTACTATCTGAGGGAGATGTTTAGCGGTGTATCTTTTTTCCATCGCAACTCCCGCAGCTGTTCCTAAACCTGCGCAGCTTACCGCCAAGATTGCTATGTAAATAGCTGCTTTTTTCACTTTAACGCACCTCCTTGAATTTTATGATCCATTGTTAACCAGCCAGCTGGTAAAATCAAAGTCTTCCTCTAACATGGCTATCTCTTGATAGCCCAGGTCTTCGAATATATACTCGTTGAGATAATCTGAGCCGTTGGCCTTTCCGAACAGCAATGCGATGATCAAGACCATAATCGCTATTGGAGCGGGGATTACTCTTCTGGCCATTTCTCCGGCTTGGCTTACCCACTGCACGGCTGAAGGAGCGGGATTTATCTCCGGCCGGTTTTTAAGCCTGAGCCAAAAATCTTCCCCGGCGGGTAAGGCCTCTTTTCGCAGGATAAGATTTTTTATCAGGATCAAAGAGTCCAGCTCCCGGCTGCAGCTAGCGCACTGGTCAAGATGTTCTTTAAGCAGGCCAATGATCCGCTGGTCGGTTAATTCTTTGTCCAGATACCTGCCCAGGATCTTTTTTACTTTTTGACAATTCATTTTTATCCTCCACGAGCATTTTTTTCAACAAGCGCCGTGCCCTGAACAACCTTGATTCAACAGTTCCGATACGGCATCCCAAACTTTTAGCAATATTCTTGTAAGAAAGGCCTTCAATATCTTTCAGTATGACAACACTGCGGTAATTAAACGGCAATTGTTCTATCGCTCTTTTTAATAGTCGCTGTTTTTCTCTGCAGCCTAAACCGTTTGACGCTATATTGCCGGAAACATCCGGGATCCGGCCGAGATCCAGAGGGATGTATCTTTTTTGCTTCTTTAGGTAAGTATAAACCGTGTTTACCGTGATGCGGTATAGCCAGGTTGAAAATTTCGCTTTTTTTCTGAACGAAGAAAGATTTTTATATATTTTGATAAACACTTCCTGGCTGATGTCATCAGCGCTGTCAATACTACCGGTCAGCGAATATACGATGTTATTTACCCGGTTCTGATGCTTCTTAACCAGCATTTCAAATCCCCTTTGGTTTCCGGAGATAAACATTTCTATTAGTTTGGCGTCTTCCATTCCGATTTCCATAGATTAGACACTGTGACTTCCCGGTTTATTCCCTATTTTACACTATTCTTTAAGATAAAGTAAGATATTTTATATAAGACACGGATACACGCGGATTTTGTTACGGATTCACACGGATGCGCGGCGGTAACCCAAGCTTGTTCCTCGTCTTCCGGCTCACTGACTATGAGCTGTCAGCTATGAGCTTATTTAAGCAAAAGAGGGTTGTCATTTCTTATTTTAAAGGGTATAATAAACCGGAGTTTTACCGGAGGCAGGAATGAATAGGATAACCAGCTACAATCGGTCCAAGTCAACTTTCGATATATTCGCCCTTTTCTTGCCCGAAGTCCAGGAGCTGCTGCAGTGCAAGGATTTTTCTTCTTTGAAAAACCTGCTCAAACAGATACACTCCATGGATTTAGCCGAGGGCTTCAAATATCTTGACCCGCAGGAAAGAATATTGCTGTTTAAGCTCCTGACCTTTAAAAAGGCCAGAGAGGTTTTTGAACATCTTTCATTCAAAGAACAGTCCTATCTCTTAAGCAACCTGGAGAGTGATGAAGTAGCTCAGATTTTGAATGAGATGGCGCCTGATGAACGCACAGAGCTATTTAATGATTTACCTCCCTGGCAGATAAAGAAGTTCTTCTCATTGATGAAGGAAGAAGAGGTAAAGGATGTAAGAAAACTACTTGCCTATAAAGAGGACACAGCCGGTAGCCAGATGACTACCGAGTTTGTAGAGCTTAAAAAAGAGATGACTGCCCGCCGGGCGATTATTCACCTCCAACAGGGGCTTAAGGCAGGCCAGACCCGCAATATTTATTCAGTATATGTTACCGATGAAACCCATAAATTAGCCGGAGGCGTGACACTCCAGATCTTGATTACCGCTCCCCCTGATATTCTTATCCGCGATATCACAACTAACGCGGACCTGATCAAGGTAGGGGTAAATACGGATGTAGAAGAGGTAGCCAAAATGTTCACCAAATACGACCTTCTGGATATGCCGGTGGTAGACAGGCAGAATCGTCTTGTCGGGATTATTACCGTGGATGATGTGGTGGATGTTATTCACCGGGAGGCTACCGAGGATATCTATGGAATGGGTAAAATCGCCGGGGCGGAAGAAGCAGCCCAGATAAATTATGCCCAGGCTTCTATTTTCAACCTGGTTAAGCGGCGGGTAGTCTGGCTGTTTATTCTTCTTTTAATCGGCGCGTTTGTCTCCGGAAGACTGCTTAAGGGATATTCTTATATGCTGCAGCAGCTGATCGTGCTGGCCGCGTTCCTGCCGATGCTGATGGATTCAGCCGGTAATGCCGGACAACAGTCTTTGTGCCTGATCGTAAGAGGCCTGGCTATCGGAGAGGTAAAGACCGGGGAGATATTTAAGGTGGTTCGCAAGGAGATAGCCGTAGGATTTTTGATGGGCTCTTTAGTCGGGATAAGCGGTTATTTTGCCGCTTTTTTACTTGAGGGATTTGATCCGCTCCTGGGCCTGACGGTTGGGCTTTCCATGCTGACGGTGGTTACTGTAGCTACCATGGTAGGCGCGACATTGCCCCTTATTTTTAAGCGTTTGGGGTTTGACCCGGCAGTGGCAGCCAGCCCGTTTATTACTACCCTGGTTGATGCCACGACCCTGATAGTATATTTTGAGATTTCCAGGCAATTGATGTTTTAAAAAAAAAGGAAAGGGGGCAGAGTGAACAAAGATTGTCTTTTTTGCAAAGTAATCGATGGAACGATAAAAAGCGAGATAGTCTACAGGGATGAACAAGTCGTGGCGTTTAAAGACATCAATCCCCAGGCGCCGGTCCATATTTTGGTCATTCCCCGCCGGCACATTGAAAAGATATCGGATCTAAGCGAAGAAAACAAACTCATAGTCTCAAACCTGGTTCTGACAGCTAACAGATTAGCCCGGAGTAATAAGATAGATCAAGGCGGCTACAGATTAGTGCTTAACTGCGGCCCTGACGCCGGACAGGCTGTTTTTCATATTCATCTCCATCTTTTGGGAGGCAGAAAGCTGAACTGGCCTCCGGGATAAGGAGATGTATTGATG contains these protein-coding regions:
- a CDS encoding sigma-70 family RNA polymerase sigma factor, which translates into the protein MEIGMEDAKLIEMFISGNQRGFEMLVKKHQNRVNNIVYSLTGSIDSADDISQEVFIKIYKNLSSFRKKAKFSTWLYRITVNTVYTYLKKQKRYIPLDLGRIPDVSGNIASNGLGCREKQRLLKRAIEQLPFNYRSVVILKDIEGLSYKNIAKSLGCRIGTVESRLFRARRLLKKMLVEDKNELSKSKKDPGQVSGQRINRPADHWPA
- a CDS encoding ARMT1-like domain-containing protein, giving the protein MKTYLDCIPCFFKQALETARLAGADEKTQKKILMELSRVISDFSLESCPPLMGRIIYGLIAESTGVNDPFKKIKQKSNALALSLYPGLKKKVESSDDRLLTAAELAIAGNIIDYGVKNSLEIEKEVEKFLNGDFDIHNDHKKPIFDYPDFKSALGRVEEVLYLADNSGEVVFDRVLIEELGKKVIYAVKEKPIINDALIEDACACGIQQIAKVMSSGSDAPGTILDLCSKEFLDLYSRAELIISKGQGNFEALNREKRPIFFLFKAKCPVLARDIGCKVGDTILKSTNNTGL
- a CDS encoding histidine triad nucleotide-binding protein, translating into MNKDCLFCKVIDGTIKSEIVYRDEQVVAFKDINPQAPVHILVIPRRHIEKISDLSEENKLIVSNLVLTANRLARSNKIDQGGYRLVLNCGPDAGQAVFHIHLHLLGGRKLNWPPG
- a CDS encoding radical SAM protein; its protein translation is MEKKNFKYIYGPVPSWRLGSSLGVDLLSRQKKICNFDCIYCQLGATERYTTKREVYVPAKEVIREIRSLPFVPIDYITFSGRGEPGLAANLTEVIKEIRLIRSEPLAILTNSCLMGNRDFRKELLPIDFVCLKMDACSQASLREINRPAKNVEFKDILRGIRQFRKEYTGKLALQIMFVEQNKSLAKELSRFAKEVKPDEIQINTPLRLSAVRPLTRKELFDIKGYFKGLNTVSVYDKKHKQVLSISTKDTLKRRGKQV
- a CDS encoding zf-HC2 domain-containing protein is translated as MNCQKVKKILGRYLDKELTDQRIIGLLKEHLDQCASCSRELDSLILIKNLILRKEALPAGEDFWLRLKNRPEINPAPSAVQWVSQAGEMARRVIPAPIAIMVLIIALLFGKANGSDYLNEYIFEDLGYQEIAMLEEDFDFTSWLVNNGS
- a CDS encoding inositol monophosphatase encodes the protein MALDLGGRKELLIKMARQAGAILGDNFGRPLTVKNKEDWSLVTDIDIQAEKKILELIKKNFPEDDILSEEDEAVGSDPWAVALAEGFRWVIDPLDGTHNYIKKIPIFGTSIAVEFKNEVVLGAVYMPLAGEFYFAEKGKGAYCNDRRMEVSKRPLNQVTMLYDSTIRYNKKLMIESLGKIADKVFNIRMLGSTARSLSYLAEGKVDLEIEFSDKPWDFAAGLLLVEEAGGRATDLRGGKWNIKSSGYIASNGLIHDEVLNIIT
- the def gene encoding peptide deformylase, with amino-acid sequence MGILEIRKYPDSVLRKKCESVKEITYREKALFRDMLFTMHTFKGIGLAAPQIGIARRLMVAEIGEAVIKLADPEIVKVKGSNKMVEGCLSLPALSVEIKRPFEIEARGLNEEGRAVEVKAKGLMARVIQHEIDHLNGKLIIDYAGLLQRMKLLIRR
- a CDS encoding cobaltochelatase subunit CobN produces the protein VFRYLKDKKMREAIKEEQKKLKQQIIWKCLNEAYWQDLFMAIDKDTLKNNIGKRDKSGLLDFKEHLEFYLKAAKLADDIAFVKSQNGQAIAAVLKSKKSLEFIKGSLEKIEKKIAQLDEWEKKYVEAVRIYKDTLFSISGYYKGTKDSPEAELEAVVNALSGGYISPSSGGDPISNPQVIPTGRNMFAIDAEKTPTEESWEVGVKLARALIAAKLEQTGKYPKKAAFSLWGGEFIRGGGTMIAQILYLLGVEPVRNSRGVVHDVRLIPMKKLNRPRIDVVVQTSGQFRDVAASRIYLINKAVKLASEADDGGQYQNYVREGTVKAEKIMKERGLIPLEARLFSTARVFGGVNGNYGTGIMGLVESGDRWEDEKEITKQYLNNMGAFYTKDNWGAFKPGAFEAALQNTDTVVHPRSSNVYGPLSLDHFYEFMGGLNAAVRQVTGSDPDAYFSDLRNKNNPVVQNLKTAIWVETRTTIFNPKYIKALQKGGASSAEKFAETFRNTYGWNVMKPKAIDTEIWEGLYKIYVKDKYKLGIEKFFRDKNPYALQEMTAVMLETIRKGYWKPDRNIIKDIANLHAGLVKDHKAGCSGFVCDNAKLRKMITNIIDAQFKQAYTQQIDLARTGRVKESKEGIKLEKEKITLQKVKEIVKENMAAVIMMLVIVILFSLAVVLGAAKHRL
- the mgtE gene encoding magnesium transporter, which gives rise to MNRITSYNRSKSTFDIFALFLPEVQELLQCKDFSSLKNLLKQIHSMDLAEGFKYLDPQERILLFKLLTFKKAREVFEHLSFKEQSYLLSNLESDEVAQILNEMAPDERTELFNDLPPWQIKKFFSLMKEEEVKDVRKLLAYKEDTAGSQMTTEFVELKKEMTARRAIIHLQQGLKAGQTRNIYSVYVTDETHKLAGGVTLQILITAPPDILIRDITTNADLIKVGVNTDVEEVAKMFTKYDLLDMPVVDRQNRLVGIITVDDVVDVIHREATEDIYGMGKIAGAEEAAQINYAQASIFNLVKRRVVWLFILLLIGAFVSGRLLKGYSYMLQQLIVLAAFLPMLMDSAGNAGQQSLCLIVRGLAIGEVKTGEIFKVVRKEIAVGFLMGSLVGISGYFAAFLLEGFDPLLGLTVGLSMLTVVTVATMVGATLPLIFKRLGFDPAVAASPFITTLVDATTLIVYFEISRQLMF
- a CDS encoding YggS family pyridoxal phosphate-dependent enzyme, with the protein product MIKEKTKKILSRLPEGVELVAAAKGRSPEEVLEAIEGGIKIVGENYVQEALEAFKVIGRKVKWHFLGHLQKNKVKKAVEIFDMIETVDSFETAKEIDKKCRQASKIMPILIEVNSGRETEKYGVLPQNTLALIKQISGLSVLKIKGLMTMGPYFDNPEDYRQCFKVVKKLFQEIKILDLAGIEMKYLSMGMTGSYQVAVEEGANIIRVGTGIFGKRSRKGEF